The genomic window TGGCACTGCCCTACCTGCGCGACCCGTCGCTCATCCGTATGCAACTGTATCGGCGAATCTTCTGGGGTTGGCCCACGCCGTCGGAGGGTCGCGAAGCCCCGCCCGAAATCGCGACCGAGCATCACCGCTTCCAGGTCATCCACACGCCAGGCCACAGCCCGGACCACATCCTCATCTACGAACCCAGCGAGGGCTGGGCCTTCACCGGCGACCTGTTCATCGGCGGCAAGGACCGCGCCTACCGGCCCGACTACGACATCCGCGCCACCCTGGACTCGCTCCGCCATCTGGCGGCGCTGGACATCTCGTACCTGTTCCCGGGCAGCGGCAGCGTGCGCCCCAACCCCCGCCGCGAAATCCTGGACAAGATCGCCTACCTGGAGGAGTTGCAAGTGCGCATCCGCCAACTCCACGACCGCGGATGGGACGAGAAGCGCATCGCCCGTGCCCTGTTCGGCCGCGAAGGCACGCTCACCTACCTGACGGGCGGCCATTTCTCCAGCGTCAACCTGGTTCGTGTATTCTTGAGGGACACATGACCGTCGCCATCGTGCGCAGCACCCTGGACCAGGTCGCCGAAGCCCTGGCCCAGGCGCTGGACCGAATCGCATACAAGCCGACCCGCGAGGCCATCTTCATCAAGCCCAACGTGCCCGACTACGGCCCGCCCGGCATTGGCCTGTTCA from Chloroflexota bacterium includes these protein-coding regions:
- a CDS encoding MBL fold metallo-hydrolase, whose protein sequence is MIQTEQIGAVTKFRLARGFLRRPAYWTAAYFVDGLLVDTGCHFTARELCAALRRQTVRFIVNTHHHEDHIGANAEIAREHGATIYAHPLALPYLRDPSLIRMQLYRRIFWGWPTPSEGREAPPEIATEHHRFQVIHTPGHSPDHILIYEPSEGWAFTGDLFIGGKDRAYRPDYDIRATLDSLRHLAALDISYLFPGSGSVRPNPRREILDKIAYLEELQVRIRQLHDRGWDEKRIARALFGREGTLTYLTGGHFSSVNLVRVFLRDT